One Paraburkholderia aromaticivorans genomic region harbors:
- the metW gene encoding methionine biosynthesis protein MetW has translation MNQRALDYLALRPDFRAIARWVEPRATVLDLGCGDGSLLSLLTEELEVQGYGIEINDAGVLASTQNGVNVIQQNLEDGLRLFEDGSFDFAILSQTLQTIHQTAAILRETVRVGKECIVSFPNFGYWAHRLSVLQGRMPVSKSLPYQWHNTPNVRVLTIEDFEALAPEVGIEILDRVVLHDGQVVRWGVNWRGSLAVYRVKKS, from the coding sequence ATGAACCAGCGAGCACTCGATTACCTGGCGCTGCGCCCGGACTTCCGCGCGATCGCCCGCTGGGTCGAACCGCGCGCCACGGTGCTGGATCTGGGCTGCGGCGACGGCTCGCTGCTCTCGCTCCTGACCGAAGAGCTGGAGGTGCAGGGCTACGGCATCGAAATCAACGACGCGGGCGTGCTGGCGTCGACACAAAACGGCGTCAACGTGATCCAGCAGAATCTGGAAGACGGCCTGCGCCTGTTCGAAGACGGCAGCTTTGATTTCGCGATTCTGTCGCAGACGCTGCAAACCATTCATCAGACGGCGGCAATCCTGCGCGAGACCGTGCGGGTCGGCAAGGAATGCATCGTGTCGTTCCCGAACTTCGGCTACTGGGCGCATCGGCTGTCGGTGTTGCAGGGCCGCATGCCGGTGTCGAAGTCGCTGCCTTATCAGTGGCACAACACGCCGAACGTGCGGGTACTGACGATCGAAGATTTCGAGGCGCTCGCGCCGGAAGTCGGCATCGAGATTCTCGACCGCGTGGTGCTGCACGACGGTCAGGTGGTGCGTTGGGGCGTGAACTGGCGTGGTAGTCTTGCGGTCTATCGCGTCAAGAAAAGCTAA
- the metX gene encoding homoserine O-succinyltransferase MetX, with translation MESIGIVAPQKMHFTEPLQLQNGSSLAGYDLMVETYGTLNAARSNAVLVCHALNASHHVAGVYADNPKDIGWWDNMVGPGKPLDTDKFFVIGVNNLGSCFGSTGPMSIDPATGNPYGATFPVVTVEDWVNAQARVADQFGITRFAAVMGGSLGGMQALAWSMMYPERVGHCIVVASTPKLSAQNIAFNEVARSAILSDPDFHGGNYYAHNIKPKRGLRVARMIGHITYLSDDDMAEKFGRSLRRAEGAVDAYNFNFDVEFEVESYLRYQGDKFADYFDANTYLLITRALDYFDPAKAFDGDLTAAVAHTTAKYLIASFSTDWRFAPARSRELVKALLDHKRTVTYAEIDAPHGHDAFLLDDARYHNLMRAYYERIANEVNA, from the coding sequence ATGGAATCGATCGGTATCGTCGCTCCCCAAAAAATGCATTTCACCGAGCCGCTGCAGTTGCAGAACGGCAGCTCGCTGGCCGGTTACGACCTGATGGTCGAGACCTACGGCACGCTCAACGCCGCGCGTAGCAACGCGGTGCTGGTGTGCCATGCGCTCAACGCCTCGCATCACGTGGCGGGCGTGTACGCCGACAATCCCAAGGACATCGGCTGGTGGGACAACATGGTCGGCCCAGGCAAGCCGCTCGACACCGACAAGTTCTTCGTGATCGGCGTGAACAACCTGGGATCGTGCTTCGGCTCGACCGGACCGATGAGCATCGATCCGGCCACCGGCAATCCGTACGGCGCGACGTTCCCCGTCGTAACGGTGGAAGACTGGGTCAACGCCCAGGCGCGCGTCGCCGACCAGTTCGGCATCACGCGCTTCGCCGCGGTGATGGGCGGCAGCCTCGGCGGCATGCAGGCGCTCGCGTGGAGCATGATGTATCCGGAGCGCGTGGGCCATTGCATCGTGGTCGCGTCCACGCCCAAGCTGTCCGCGCAGAACATCGCGTTCAACGAGGTTGCGCGCTCGGCGATCCTCTCGGACCCCGACTTCCATGGCGGCAACTACTACGCGCACAACATCAAGCCGAAGCGCGGCTTGCGCGTCGCGCGCATGATCGGCCACATCACGTATCTGTCCGACGACGACATGGCCGAGAAATTCGGCCGCTCGCTGCGTCGCGCGGAAGGCGCGGTAGACGCCTATAACTTCAACTTCGACGTGGAATTCGAAGTGGAGTCGTATCTGCGTTATCAGGGTGACAAATTCGCCGACTACTTCGACGCAAACACCTACTTGCTGATCACGCGCGCGCTCGACTATTTCGATCCGGCCAAAGCCTTCGACGGCGATCTGACGGCCGCTGTCGCGCACACCACGGCGAAGTATCTGATCGCCAGCTTCTCGACCGACTGGCGGTTCGCGCCGGCCCGCTCGCGCGAACTGGTGAAGGCGCTGCTCGACCACAAGCGCACCGTCACCTACGCGGAAATCGACGCGCCGCACGGCCACGACGCCTTCCTGCTCGACGACGCGCGCTATCACAACCTGATGCGCGCCTATTACGAACGTATTGCGAACGAGGTGAACGCATGA
- the slmA gene encoding nucleoid occlusion factor SlmA: MQPIDKPDEVLTEHEPNTTLAAPRAQRLKPGERRVHILQTLAAMLEAPKNEKITTAALAARLGVSEAALYRHFASKAQMFEGLIEFIEQTIFGLINQIADKESNGVLQARSIALMLLNFPAKNPGMTRVLTCEALVGEHERLTERVNQMLERVESSLKQCLRLAQMEANTAASSGENAVPLPAGYDPAIRASLLLSYIIGRWHRYVRSGFARPPAEHADAQLLLILQ, translated from the coding sequence ATGCAGCCGATCGACAAGCCTGACGAAGTCTTAACCGAACACGAACCGAACACCACGCTCGCCGCCCCGCGCGCGCAGCGCCTGAAGCCGGGCGAGCGCCGCGTGCACATCCTCCAGACGCTCGCCGCGATGCTGGAGGCGCCGAAAAACGAAAAGATCACCACTGCGGCACTCGCCGCCCGGCTTGGCGTTTCGGAAGCCGCGCTGTACCGTCATTTCGCCAGCAAGGCGCAAATGTTCGAAGGGCTCATCGAGTTTATCGAGCAGACCATCTTCGGGCTGATCAACCAGATCGCCGACAAGGAGAGCAACGGCGTACTGCAAGCGCGCTCGATCGCGCTAATGCTGCTCAACTTCCCCGCGAAGAATCCTGGCATGACGCGCGTGCTGACGTGCGAGGCGCTGGTCGGCGAGCATGAACGGCTGACCGAGCGCGTCAATCAGATGCTGGAGCGCGTCGAGTCGTCGTTGAAGCAATGCCTGCGGCTTGCGCAAATGGAGGCGAACACCGCTGCGAGTTCGGGTGAGAACGCCGTCCCGCTGCCCGCCGGCTACGATCCCGCGATTCGGGCGAGTCTGCTGCTGAGCTACATCATCGGCCGCTGGCACCGCTATGTGCGCAGCGGCTTCGCACGCCCGCCCGCTGAACACGCCGACGCGCAACTGCTCCTGATTCTTCAGTAG
- a CDS encoding pyrimidine 5'-nucleotidase, whose product MRTPTSRSRRPHIAGGRPVWLFDLDNTLHHASHAIFPAINQGMTQYIIDALQVDIDEANRLRTGYTQRYGATLLGLTRHHPLDPNDFLKVVHTFPDLGSMIRHERGVARLVAALPGRKIVLTNAPEAYARAVLAELRIERLFEQVIAIEHMRDRRRWRAKPDHAMLRKAMRDAHVSLKDVILVEDTRSHLKNYRRLGIRTVWITGHLPRKPHADGVPTRLPGTGRPHYVDRSIRSLKSLRLSTRSVRLKRQQTGRQPCSRSTSLTKS is encoded by the coding sequence ATGCGCACTCCCACCTCCCGAAGCCGTCGTCCGCACATCGCAGGTGGCCGTCCGGTCTGGCTGTTCGACCTCGACAACACGCTGCATCACGCATCGCACGCGATCTTTCCGGCAATTAATCAGGGGATGACGCAGTACATCATCGACGCACTGCAAGTGGACATCGACGAAGCCAACCGTCTGCGCACCGGCTACACGCAACGCTATGGCGCAACGCTGCTCGGCCTGACGCGCCACCATCCGCTCGATCCGAACGACTTCCTGAAAGTCGTGCACACCTTCCCCGATCTCGGCTCGATGATCCGCCATGAACGCGGCGTCGCGCGCCTCGTCGCGGCGTTGCCGGGCCGCAAGATCGTGCTGACCAACGCGCCCGAGGCCTATGCACGCGCCGTGCTCGCCGAACTGCGTATCGAGCGTCTGTTCGAACAGGTGATCGCCATCGAGCACATGCGCGATCGCCGCCGCTGGCGCGCCAAGCCCGACCACGCGATGCTGCGCAAGGCCATGCGCGACGCGCACGTATCGCTGAAGGACGTGATCCTCGTCGAAGACACGCGCTCGCACTTGAAGAACTACCGGCGGCTCGGCATCCGCACGGTGTGGATCACCGGCCATCTGCCGCGCAAGCCGCACGCGGACGGCGTGCCGACGCGCCTGCCCGGCACCGGCCGGCCACACTATGTCGACAGAAGCATTCGTTCGTTAAAATCATTACGACTGAGCACCCGCTCGGTTCGATTGAAGAGACAGCAGACGGGACGACAGCCATGCAGCCGATCGACAAGCCTGACGAAGTCTTAA
- the argB gene encoding acetylglutamate kinase has translation MSELPDLSQIAPTLKAEILAEALPYIRQYHGKTVVIKYGGNAMTEERLKQGFARDVILLKLVGINPVIVHGGGPQIDQALKKIGKQGTFIQGMRVTDEETMEVVEWVLGGEVQQDIVTLINHFGGHAVGLTGKDGGLIHARKMLMPDRDNPGQYVDIGQVGEVEAINPAVVKALQDDAFIPVISPIGFGEDGLSYNINADLVAGKLAVVLNAEKLVMMTNIPGVMDKEGNLLTDLSAREIDGLFADGTISGGMLPKISSALDAAKSGVRSVHIIDGRIEHSVLLEILTEQPFGTMIRSH, from the coding sequence ATGTCCGAGCTTCCCGACCTTTCGCAGATCGCGCCCACCCTGAAGGCTGAAATCCTGGCCGAGGCGCTACCCTACATTCGTCAGTATCACGGTAAGACCGTGGTCATCAAATACGGCGGCAACGCCATGACCGAAGAGCGGCTCAAGCAAGGCTTCGCGCGCGACGTGATCCTGCTCAAGCTGGTCGGCATCAATCCGGTCATCGTGCACGGCGGCGGTCCGCAGATCGACCAGGCGCTGAAGAAAATCGGCAAACAGGGCACGTTCATCCAGGGCATGCGCGTCACCGACGAAGAGACGATGGAAGTCGTCGAATGGGTGCTCGGCGGTGAAGTGCAGCAGGACATCGTCACGCTCATCAACCACTTCGGCGGCCACGCGGTCGGCCTGACGGGCAAAGACGGCGGCCTGATCCACGCGCGCAAGATGCTGATGCCGGATCGCGATAATCCGGGCCAATACGTCGATATCGGCCAGGTGGGCGAAGTCGAGGCGATCAACCCGGCGGTCGTGAAAGCATTGCAGGACGACGCATTCATTCCGGTGATCTCGCCGATCGGTTTCGGCGAAGACGGCCTGTCGTACAACATCAACGCGGATCTGGTCGCGGGCAAGCTGGCGGTGGTGCTGAACGCCGAAAAGCTCGTGATGATGACCAACATCCCCGGCGTGATGGATAAGGAAGGCAATCTGCTGACCGATCTGTCGGCGCGCGAAATCGACGGCCTGTTCGCCGACGGTACGATCTCCGGCGGCATGCTGCCGAAAATCTCGTCGGCACTGGACGCGGCCAAGAGCGGCGTGCGGTCGGTGCACATCATCGACGGCCGTATCGAGCACTCGGTGCTGCTGGAAATTCTCACCGAACAGCCGTTCGGCACGATGATCCGCTCGCATTGA
- a CDS encoding cysteine-rich CWC family protein: protein MKPSVSRSESSARCPSCGNAFDCAMHGQPFDCWCREMPPLPVDRLDPARRCLCPECLAAEIARAAQARPGGV from the coding sequence ATGAAACCGTCCGTTTCCCGTTCTGAAAGCAGCGCGCGCTGCCCGAGCTGCGGCAACGCGTTCGACTGCGCCATGCATGGGCAGCCGTTCGACTGCTGGTGCCGCGAGATGCCGCCGTTACCGGTGGACCGGCTCGATCCGGCCAGACGCTGCCTGTGCCCCGAATGTCTTGCCGCGGAGATTGCGCGAGCGGCTCAGGCGCGGCCGGGTGGCGTGTGA
- a CDS encoding tetratricopeptide repeat protein has product MLPTSHSEADASSAFLTVLRQAAAARQTGTAQAEADCLDAAVRIHPLDHAALDSLTTKLLEQHHSGDAIELAAIIAQLDPRNALAHFRLGYVLQMANRHAEAIAPYRHALAIDPRLPRLRNNLAAALTFTGGDLNEQIALLENAVRDEPDEGDGWTNLTHACRTKMDLPRALEAGAKAVQCAPHSSLAHNNYALTLREAQRWDDAVQAAQTACALAPNDACMRSNLSMLQLVRADYAHGWASHEARWDGSSELGGNRPVMPAPLWRGEPLAGKTLLVWGEQGMGDLLQFCRYIPMLAERVHREGGRLIWNSFPQMGALLTRSLGGHADEFSAGGGVESLPAFDYEIPLLSLPLIFDTHEETIPAAPYLRADSTATKSWQERLAGESRLKVGLTWTGSHGHQRNPFRRVGWERYAAHFGGVQDVAFYSLQPGAGADVAAARAAGLPMTDHTAEFATFDDTAAFVGALDLVITVCTSAAHLSGAIGQRTWVLLDVNPHWVWLLDRRDSPWYPSATLYRQPQFGQWEPALEAVARDLSALAGEHRRAA; this is encoded by the coding sequence CTGCGGTGCGAATCCATCCACTCGACCACGCGGCGCTCGATTCGCTCACGACCAAGCTGCTCGAACAACACCATTCCGGCGACGCAATCGAACTCGCCGCCATTATTGCCCAACTCGATCCGCGCAACGCTCTTGCACACTTTCGCCTCGGCTACGTGCTGCAGATGGCGAACCGGCATGCCGAAGCCATCGCACCCTATCGCCATGCACTTGCAATCGATCCGCGTTTGCCGCGCCTGCGCAACAATCTCGCCGCTGCGCTGACGTTCACGGGCGGCGACCTGAACGAACAGATCGCGCTGCTGGAAAATGCCGTCCGCGATGAACCCGATGAGGGCGACGGGTGGACCAATCTCACGCACGCTTGTCGCACAAAAATGGATCTGCCGCGCGCGCTCGAAGCCGGCGCAAAGGCCGTGCAATGCGCACCGCATAGCTCGCTGGCGCACAACAACTATGCGCTGACGCTGCGTGAGGCGCAACGCTGGGACGACGCGGTGCAAGCCGCCCAAACCGCTTGCGCGCTGGCCCCCAACGACGCCTGCATGCGCTCCAATCTCTCCATGCTGCAACTCGTGCGTGCCGATTATGCGCACGGCTGGGCATCGCACGAAGCGCGCTGGGACGGCTCTTCGGAATTGGGCGGCAACCGTCCGGTGATGCCGGCGCCGCTTTGGCGCGGCGAACCGCTCGCCGGCAAGACGCTGCTGGTGTGGGGCGAGCAAGGCATGGGCGACCTCTTGCAGTTCTGCCGCTATATTCCGATGCTGGCCGAGCGCGTCCATCGCGAAGGCGGCCGTCTCATCTGGAATTCGTTCCCGCAGATGGGAGCGCTGCTCACGCGCAGCCTCGGCGGTCATGCGGACGAGTTTTCAGCCGGCGGCGGCGTCGAATCGCTACCGGCGTTCGATTACGAGATTCCGTTGCTGAGCCTGCCGCTGATATTCGACACGCACGAGGAAACGATTCCGGCGGCGCCCTATTTGCGAGCTGACTCAACAGCCACCAAGTCGTGGCAAGAGCGGCTTGCCGGGGAATCGCGGCTCAAAGTCGGGCTAACGTGGACCGGCAGCCACGGCCACCAACGCAATCCGTTCCGGCGCGTCGGCTGGGAACGCTATGCGGCTCACTTCGGCGGCGTGCAGGATGTGGCGTTCTATTCATTGCAGCCGGGCGCCGGCGCGGACGTGGCGGCGGCACGCGCGGCCGGCTTGCCGATGACCGACCACACCGCCGAATTCGCGACCTTCGACGATACCGCCGCGTTTGTCGGCGCGCTTGATCTTGTCATTACGGTTTGCACGTCTGCGGCGCATCTGAGCGGCGCGATCGGCCAGCGCACCTGGGTGCTGCTTGACGTCAATCCGCACTGGGTCTGGTTGCTCGACCGCCGCGACAGTCCGTGGTATCCGAGCGCCACGCTGTACCGGCAGCCGCAATTCGGTCAGTGGGAGCCGGCGCTGGAAGCCGTCGCGCGTGACCTGAGTGCGCTTGCAGGCGAGCACCGCCGGGCGGCATAA